A genomic window from Streptomyces sp. NBC_00234 includes:
- a CDS encoding metal-sensitive transcriptional regulator, producing MTTTEATEATGSAGAEPGTEAGTAAVVTDHDRGIHGYHHQKDEHLKRLRRIEGQVRGLQRMVDEDVYCIDILTQVSASTKALQSFALQLLEEHLRHCVADAAVKGGEEIDAKVEEATKAIARLLRT from the coding sequence ATGACCACCACCGAGGCCACTGAGGCCACTGGTTCCGCGGGTGCGGAGCCGGGCACGGAAGCCGGTACGGCCGCCGTCGTCACCGACCACGACCGCGGCATCCACGGCTACCACCACCAGAAGGACGAGCACCTCAAGCGACTGCGCCGGATCGAGGGCCAGGTCCGCGGCCTCCAGCGGATGGTCGACGAGGACGTCTACTGCATCGACATACTGACCCAGGTCTCGGCATCCACCAAGGCCCTCCAGTCCTTCGCCCTCCAGCTCCTTGAGGAGCACCTGCGCCACTGCGTCGCCGATGCCGCCGTCAAGGGCGGCGAGGAGATCGACGCGAAGGTCGAGGAAGCCACGAAGGCGATCGCCCGCCTGCTCCGCACCTGA
- a CDS encoding DUF47 domain-containing protein, whose amino-acid sequence MRFRLTPRETSFYDMFSASADNIVTGSKLLMELLGADSASRVEIAERMRAAEHAGDDATHAIFHQLNSSFITPFDREDIYNLASSLDDIMDFMEEAVDLVVLYQVEELPKGVEQQIEVLARAAELTAEAMPSLRTMENLTEYWIEVNRLENQADQIHRKLLAQLFNGKYDAMEVLKLKQIVDVLEEAADAFEHVANTVETIAVKES is encoded by the coding sequence GTGCGCTTTCGTCTGACCCCCAGGGAGACGAGCTTCTACGACATGTTCTCCGCATCCGCGGACAACATCGTCACGGGCTCGAAGCTCCTGATGGAACTGCTCGGGGCGGATTCTGCCTCCCGAGTCGAGATCGCGGAGCGTATGCGGGCAGCGGAGCACGCGGGGGACGATGCCACCCACGCGATCTTCCACCAGCTCAACTCCTCGTTCATCACGCCCTTCGACCGCGAGGACATCTACAACCTCGCCTCGTCGCTCGACGACATCATGGACTTCATGGAGGAGGCCGTCGACCTGGTCGTGCTGTACCAGGTCGAGGAGCTCCCCAAGGGCGTCGAGCAGCAGATCGAGGTACTGGCCCGCGCGGCGGAACTCACCGCCGAGGCCATGCCGAGCCTGCGGACCATGGAGAACCTCACCGAGTACTGGATCGAGGTCAACCGTCTGGAGAACCAGGCCGACCAGATCCACCGCAAGCTGCTCGCGCAGCTCTTCAATGGCAAGTACGACGCCATGGAGGTGCTGAAGCTCAAGCAGATCGTGGATGTGCTGGAAGAGGCCGCTGACGCGTTCGAGCACGTCGCGAACACCGTGGAGACCATCGCGGTCAAGGAGTCCTGA
- a CDS encoding inorganic phosphate transporter — MDTFALIVTIGVALGFTYTNGFHDSANAIATSVSTRALTPRAALAMAAVMNLAGAFLGQGVAKTVSEGIIATPEGQKGMGILFAALVGAIIWNLITWYYGLPSSSSHALFGGMVGAALAGGTMVHWDGVLDKIVIPMFLSPIIGLVVGYLVMVAIMWMFRKSNPHKAKRGFRIAQTVSAAGMALGHGLQDAQKTMGIVVMALVIAGVEGPNDEIPVWVKISCALMLSLGTYAGGWRIMRTLGRKIIELDPPQGFAAETTGASIMFGSAFIFHAPISTTHVITSAIMGVGATKRVNAVRWGVAKNIILGWFITMPAAALVAALSYGVVFLLFG; from the coding sequence GTGGACACCTTTGCGCTGATCGTGACCATCGGTGTCGCGCTCGGCTTCACGTATACGAACGGCTTCCACGACTCGGCGAACGCCATCGCCACCTCGGTCTCCACCCGGGCGCTGACCCCGCGTGCGGCCCTGGCGATGGCCGCGGTGATGAACCTCGCAGGTGCCTTCCTGGGCCAGGGGGTCGCCAAGACCGTCAGCGAAGGGATCATCGCCACGCCCGAGGGGCAGAAGGGGATGGGAATCCTCTTCGCCGCGCTGGTCGGCGCGATCATCTGGAACCTCATCACCTGGTACTACGGTCTGCCGTCCTCGTCCTCGCACGCTCTGTTCGGCGGCATGGTCGGCGCGGCGCTGGCCGGCGGGACGATGGTGCACTGGGACGGCGTCCTCGACAAGATCGTCATCCCGATGTTCCTCTCGCCGATCATCGGCCTGGTCGTGGGCTATCTGGTGATGGTCGCGATCATGTGGATGTTCCGGAAGTCCAACCCCCACAAGGCCAAGCGCGGCTTCCGTATCGCGCAGACGGTCTCGGCGGCGGGCATGGCGCTCGGTCACGGCCTCCAGGACGCCCAGAAGACGATGGGCATCGTCGTGATGGCCCTGGTCATCGCCGGCGTCGAGGGACCCAACGACGAGATTCCGGTCTGGGTGAAGATCTCCTGCGCGCTGATGCTCTCGCTCGGTACGTACGCGGGCGGCTGGCGCATCATGCGTACGCTCGGCCGGAAGATCATCGAGCTGGACCCGCCGCAGGGCTTCGCGGCCGAGACGACCGGTGCGTCGATCATGTTCGGCTCGGCGTTCATCTTCCACGCGCCGATCTCCACGACGCACGTGATCACGTCCGCGATCATGGGTGTGGGCGCCACGAAGCGCGTCAACGCGGTGCGGTGGGGTGTCGCCAAGAACATCATTCTCGGCTGGTTCATCACCATGCCGGCAGCGGCGCTGGTCGCCGCGCTGAGCTACGGGGTCGTCTTCCTGCTCTTCGGGTGA
- the pstB gene encoding phosphate ABC transporter ATP-binding protein PstB, giving the protein MAKRIDIGGLTAYYGSHKAIEDISMTVEPRSVTAFIGPSGCGKSTFLRTLNRMHEVTPGGRVEGKVLLDDENLYGPGVDPVTVRRTVGMVFQRPNPFPTMSIFDNVAAGLRLNGKYRKSELNDTVEKSLRGANLWNEVKDRLNKPGSGLSGGQQQRLCIARAIAVEPEVLLMDEPCSALDPISTLAIEDLIGELKERFTIVIVTHNMQQAARVSDRTAFFNLSAVGKPGRLIEIDETERIFSNPSVQATEDYISGRFG; this is encoded by the coding sequence ATGGCCAAGCGAATCGACATCGGCGGTCTCACCGCCTACTACGGCAGCCACAAGGCCATCGAGGACATCTCGATGACCGTGGAGCCCCGCTCCGTGACCGCCTTCATCGGCCCGTCCGGCTGCGGCAAGTCCACGTTCCTGCGCACCCTGAACCGGATGCACGAGGTCACCCCCGGTGGCCGCGTCGAGGGCAAGGTGCTGCTGGACGACGAGAACCTGTACGGCCCCGGCGTCGACCCCGTCACCGTGCGCCGCACGGTCGGCATGGTCTTCCAGCGCCCGAACCCGTTCCCGACCATGTCGATCTTCGACAACGTCGCGGCGGGCCTGCGTCTGAACGGCAAGTACCGCAAGAGCGAGCTGAACGACACGGTCGAGAAGTCGCTGCGCGGTGCGAACCTCTGGAACGAGGTCAAGGACCGTCTGAACAAGCCCGGCTCCGGCCTCTCCGGCGGCCAGCAGCAGCGCCTGTGCATCGCCCGCGCCATCGCGGTCGAGCCGGAGGTACTCCTGATGGACGAGCCGTGCTCGGCGCTCGACCCGATCTCGACCCTCGCGATCGAGGACCTGATCGGCGAGCTGAAGGAGCGCTTCACGATCGTCATCGTGACGCACAACATGCAGCAGGCGGCCCGCGTCTCGGACCGTACGGCGTTCTTCAACCTCTCGGCGGTGGGCAAGCCCGGCCGCCTCATCGAGATAGACGAGACGGAACGGATCTTCTCCAACCCGTCCGTCCAGGCCACGGAGGACTACATCTCCGGCCGCTTCGGATAA
- the pstA gene encoding phosphate ABC transporter permease PstA: protein MSTTHMSVKDRPTPTPPPGRRTLRSRSLPRWAPLGFAVVSVALGIGIGSAAGWQSRIQWGLVSALLFVVISYVATTVVENQRQAKDRLATSLVWVCFLLAVVPLASLIWTTVSRGMKVLDGYFLTHSMAGVLGTEPGGGVYHALIGTLEQVGIATVISAPIGLLTAVYLVEYGKGALAKAVTFFVDVMTGIPSIVAGLFILSIMLMAGLQPSGLMGSLALTILMIPVVVRSTEEMLKLVPNELREASLALGIPKWRTILKVVIPTAIGGITTGVMLAIARIAGETAPIMLLVFGAQLINPNPFEGAQSSLPFYIWEQYKIGSEASYDRAWAAALVLIVFVMLLNLVARGIARWKAPKTGR from the coding sequence ATGAGCACCACACACATGAGCGTCAAGGACCGCCCGACGCCCACGCCGCCCCCGGGCAGGCGCACGCTGCGCAGCCGGTCGCTCCCGCGCTGGGCCCCGCTCGGCTTCGCCGTCGTCTCGGTCGCACTCGGCATCGGGATCGGCTCGGCGGCCGGCTGGCAGAGCCGCATCCAGTGGGGCCTGGTCTCCGCCCTGCTGTTCGTGGTCATCTCGTACGTCGCGACGACGGTCGTCGAGAACCAGCGCCAGGCCAAGGACCGTCTCGCCACCAGCCTCGTCTGGGTCTGCTTCCTCCTGGCGGTCGTCCCGCTCGCCTCCCTCATCTGGACGACGGTGAGCCGCGGCATGAAGGTGCTGGACGGCTACTTCCTGACCCACTCCATGGCCGGAGTGCTCGGTACGGAGCCGGGCGGCGGCGTGTACCACGCGCTGATCGGCACCCTGGAGCAGGTCGGCATCGCCACCGTGATCTCCGCCCCGATCGGTCTGCTGACCGCCGTGTACCTGGTCGAGTACGGCAAGGGCGCACTGGCCAAGGCCGTCACCTTCTTCGTCGACGTGATGACGGGCATCCCCTCGATCGTCGCCGGCCTCTTCATCCTCTCGATCATGCTGATGGCGGGGCTCCAGCCGTCCGGCCTGATGGGCTCGCTGGCCCTGACGATCCTGATGATCCCGGTCGTGGTCCGCTCCACCGAGGAGATGCTCAAGCTCGTACCGAACGAGCTCCGCGAGGCGTCCCTCGCCCTCGGCATCCCGAAGTGGCGGACCATCCTGAAGGTGGTCATCCCGACCGCGATCGGCGGCATCACGACGGGCGTCATGCTCGCCATCGCCCGTATCGCCGGTGAGACCGCGCCGATCATGCTGCTGGTCTTCGGTGCCCAGCTGATCAACCCGAACCCCTTCGAAGGCGCCCAGTCGTCGCTCCCCTTCTACATCTGGGAGCAGTACAAGATCGGCAGCGAGGCGTCGTACGACCGCGCCTGGGCCGCTGCACTGGTCCTGATCGTCTTCGTCATGCTCCTCAATCTGGTGGCCCGCGGCATCGCCCGCTGGAAGGCCCCCAAGACCGGTCGCTGA
- the pstC gene encoding phosphate ABC transporter permease subunit PstC: protein MASITPIDTPPAPPAQRKRAKSTGRAGDKIFLGLSQGSGILLLVLMASIAVFLSYRAVLALSENEGNFLTTFDWNPAGDPPVFGIAVLLFGTVVSSIIAMAIAVPIAVGIALFISHYAPRKLAAPLAYVVDLLAAVPSIIYGIWGALFLVPYLEGLNLWLDQFFGWTYLFEKTEVGVARSLFTVGILLAIMILPIVTSVSREVFLQVPKMNEEAALALGATRWEVIRLSVLPFGRSGVISASMLGLGRALGETMAVATVLSPSFLISLHVLNPGGGTFAQNIAAKFDEANQLGRDALIASGLVLFILTLLVNGAARLIIARRKEYSGANA from the coding sequence ATGGCTTCCATCACCCCGATAGACACACCACCGGCCCCGCCGGCCCAACGAAAGCGCGCCAAGTCCACCGGGCGCGCAGGCGACAAGATCTTCCTGGGCCTCTCGCAGGGTTCAGGCATTCTGCTGCTCGTGCTCATGGCGTCCATCGCCGTCTTCCTGAGCTACCGCGCCGTTCTCGCCCTCTCGGAGAACGAGGGCAACTTCCTCACCACCTTCGACTGGAACCCGGCTGGTGACCCGCCGGTCTTCGGCATCGCGGTCCTTCTCTTCGGCACAGTCGTCAGCTCGATCATCGCGATGGCCATCGCGGTTCCGATCGCTGTCGGCATCGCCCTCTTCATCTCGCACTACGCGCCCCGCAAGCTGGCCGCGCCCCTCGCGTACGTCGTCGATCTGCTGGCCGCAGTGCCCAGCATCATCTACGGCATCTGGGGCGCCCTCTTCCTCGTGCCGTACCTGGAGGGCCTGAACCTCTGGCTCGACCAGTTCTTCGGCTGGACGTACCTCTTCGAGAAGACCGAGGTCGGCGTCGCCCGCTCGCTCTTCACCGTCGGCATCCTGCTCGCGATCATGATCCTGCCGATCGTGACGAGCGTCAGCCGCGAGGTCTTCCTCCAGGTCCCGAAGATGAACGAGGAGGCCGCGCTCGCGCTGGGCGCCACCCGCTGGGAGGTCATCCGCCTCTCGGTGCTGCCGTTCGGCCGCTCCGGTGTGATCTCCGCGTCGATGCTGGGCCTGGGCCGCGCGCTCGGCGAGACGATGGCCGTAGCCACGGTCCTGTCGCCGAGCTTCCTCATCTCGCTGCATGTGCTCAACCCGGGCGGCGGCACGTTCGCCCAGAACATCGCCGCGAAGTTCGACGAGGCCAACCAGCTCGGGCGTGACGCCCTGATCGCCTCCGGCCTGGTCCTCTTCATCCTCACCCTGCTGGTCAACGGCGCGGCGCGGCTCATCATCGCCCGCCGCAAGGAGTACTCGGGGGCCAACGCATGA
- the pstS gene encoding phosphate ABC transporter substrate-binding protein PstS, whose translation MKLQRKNRLRATALGALAVSGALVLTACGSDDNTGGTTGGSGEKTSAASNIKCDGAEGQLLASGSSAQKNAMDLWVKDYMAACSGVEINYKSSSSGEGIIAFNQGTVGFAGSDSALKPEEVTDSKKICKTGQGINLPMVGGPIAVGFHLEGVDSLTLDASTLAKIFDNKIKKWNDEAIAKLNEGVKLPDKAIQAFHRSEDSGTTQNLGKYLGAAAPSDWKYEAEKKWPAPGGQAASGSSGVAAQVKQVDGAIGYFELSYASSQSISTVDINTGGAAPVKATSENASKAIGAAKIKGTGKDLALDLDYTTKAEGAYPLVLVTYEVVCDTGNKAETLPTVKSFLTYTASDEGQKVLSEAGYAPIPTEINAKVRETVAGLS comes from the coding sequence GTGAAGCTTCAGCGCAAGAACCGGCTTCGTGCCACCGCGCTCGGTGCCCTCGCCGTCTCCGGCGCCCTGGTCCTCACGGCGTGCGGTTCGGACGACAACACCGGTGGCACCACCGGCGGCAGCGGCGAGAAGACGAGCGCCGCGTCGAACATCAAGTGTGACGGCGCCGAGGGCCAGCTCCTCGCCTCCGGCTCCAGTGCGCAGAAGAACGCCATGGACCTCTGGGTCAAGGACTACATGGCCGCCTGTTCCGGCGTGGAGATCAACTACAAGTCCTCCTCCTCCGGCGAAGGCATCATCGCCTTCAACCAGGGCACCGTCGGCTTCGCCGGTTCCGACTCGGCGCTGAAGCCCGAAGAGGTCACCGACTCGAAGAAGATCTGCAAGACCGGCCAGGGCATCAACCTCCCGATGGTCGGCGGCCCCATCGCCGTCGGTTTCCACCTGGAGGGCGTCGACAGCCTCACGCTGGACGCCTCCACGCTCGCCAAGATCTTCGACAACAAGATCAAGAAGTGGAACGACGAGGCGATCGCCAAGCTCAACGAGGGCGTCAAGCTGCCGGACAAGGCCATCCAGGCGTTCCACCGCTCCGAGGACTCCGGCACCACCCAGAACCTCGGCAAGTACCTCGGTGCCGCGGCGCCGAGTGACTGGAAGTACGAGGCCGAGAAGAAGTGGCCGGCCCCCGGTGGCCAGGCCGCGTCCGGTTCCTCCGGTGTCGCCGCCCAGGTGAAGCAGGTCGACGGCGCGATCGGTTACTTCGAGCTCTCGTACGCCTCCTCCCAGTCGATCTCCACCGTGGACATCAACACCGGCGGTGCCGCCCCGGTGAAGGCCACCTCGGAGAACGCCTCCAAGGCCATCGGCGCCGCCAAGATCAAGGGCACCGGCAAGGACCTGGCGCTCGACCTCGACTACACCACCAAGGCCGAGGGTGCGTACCCGCTGGTCCTGGTGACGTACGAGGTCGTCTGCGACACCGGCAACAAGGCCGAGACCCTTCCCACCGTCAAGTCCTTCCTGACCTACACCGCTTCCGACGAGGGCCAGAAGGTCCTGTCCGAGGCCGGCTACGCGCCGATCCCGACCGAGATCAACGCCAAGGTCCGCGAGACCGTCGCCGGTCTCTCGTAA
- a CDS encoding NUDIX hydrolase gives MSEPTGPVLAAGCVLWRSSPYDGGLEICLVHRPRYDDWSFPKGKLKRGESALAGALREVLEETGHHCAPGARLPTSRYEVNGRPKEVAYWAAEATGGSFIPNDEVDRVVWLSPAAARNRLTRDRDHAQLDALLAGRSTV, from the coding sequence GTGAGCGAGCCGACCGGTCCGGTGCTGGCGGCCGGCTGCGTGCTGTGGCGCAGCTCTCCGTACGACGGAGGGCTGGAGATCTGCCTGGTGCACCGGCCCCGGTACGACGACTGGTCCTTCCCCAAGGGCAAGCTGAAGCGCGGCGAGTCCGCGCTGGCGGGTGCGTTGCGCGAGGTCCTGGAGGAAACCGGCCACCACTGCGCGCCGGGGGCCCGGCTGCCGACGTCCCGGTACGAGGTGAACGGCCGGCCGAAGGAGGTCGCGTACTGGGCTGCGGAGGCGACGGGCGGTTCGTTCATCCCGAACGACGAGGTGGACCGCGTTGTCTGGCTCTCCCCCGCGGCGGCCCGCAACCGCCTGACCCGCGACCGCGACCACGCCCAACTGGACGCGCTCCTGGCCGGCCGGTCCACCGTCTGA
- a CDS encoding CHAD domain-containing protein — MRRPDHQTTTRETAELSAGGVLGPYLQTQAGDFLRSLRLHREHSAPTDGGTRGADEAAGALRRSARRIGGSLHTFRGVLDASWADQLRTELAWLSGTLAREHAYATRLTRLLEALHALSGTSLPAARTADPSPEAASDKERAALGVGAARAGALLERQLTLARTRAHSAALQALGSSRFHAVADAVALLASDVPLAASAAAPAAETLCGPAERAEKRLLGAVAALPPDATVEPYNEAQDAPWHQARLLLRLHRYADEVVRGAPDPVLAGAGKALDLHRDAAEAASAAAAAARTPRIAPATAYALGVLHADQRHEVEAARSVFRETWPYTAAVTGP; from the coding sequence GTGCGACGCCCTGATCATCAGACGACGACGCGGGAGACCGCGGAACTCTCCGCCGGAGGGGTCCTCGGCCCGTATCTCCAGACGCAGGCCGGAGACTTCCTGCGCAGCCTGCGGCTCCACCGCGAGCACAGCGCGCCGACCGACGGCGGCACCCGCGGCGCGGACGAGGCGGCCGGCGCGCTGCGCCGCTCGGCCCGCCGGATCGGCGGTTCGCTGCACACGTTCCGGGGGGTGCTCGACGCGAGCTGGGCCGACCAGCTCCGTACGGAACTGGCCTGGCTCTCCGGCACGCTGGCCCGTGAGCACGCGTACGCCACCCGGCTGACCCGCCTCCTCGAAGCGCTGCACGCACTGTCGGGGACCTCACTGCCGGCTGCCCGTACCGCCGACCCGAGCCCCGAAGCCGCCTCCGACAAGGAGCGCGCCGCGCTCGGCGTCGGTGCCGCACGGGCCGGGGCGCTCCTCGAACGGCAGCTGACCCTCGCCCGGACGCGCGCCCACTCCGCGGCCCTCCAGGCACTCGGCTCCTCCCGCTTCCACGCGGTCGCCGACGCCGTCGCACTCCTCGCCTCCGACGTCCCGCTGGCCGCCTCGGCCGCGGCTCCGGCGGCCGAGACACTGTGCGGCCCGGCGGAACGCGCCGAGAAGCGGCTGCTCGGCGCGGTGGCGGCCCTGCCGCCCGACGCGACGGTGGAGCCGTACAACGAGGCGCAGGACGCGCCCTGGCACCAGGCCCGTCTGCTCCTCCGGCTCCACCGGTACGCCGACGAGGTCGTGCGGGGCGCGCCCGATCCGGTCCTGGCGGGCGCGGGGAAGGCGCTCGACCTGCACCGGGACGCGGCGGAGGCGGCCTCTGCCGCCGCGGCGGCGGCCCGGACACCGCGGATCGCCCCGGCGACGGCGTACGCCCTCGGCGTGCTCCACGCCGACCAGCGGCACGAGGTGGAGGCGGCGCGCAGCGTGTTCCGGGAGACCTGGCCGTACACGGCGGCCGTGACGGGGCCGTGA
- a CDS encoding RNA degradosome polyphosphate kinase — MSQQPSSEVPVQPTQPSVGSLAAHRPRAVADSASHGVGFSTAADLDPDLDADADAYEPDRDGDELPQGRFLDRERSWLAFNERVLELAEDPATPLLERANFLAIFASNLDEFFMVRVAGLKRRIATGVATRSASGLQPREVLDLIWTRSRELMARHAACYQQDIAPALSDEGIQLIRWPELTEKEQARLFTFFRQRVFPVLTPLAVDPAHPFPYISGLSLNLAVVVRNPVSGHRHFARVKVPPLLTRFLEASPQRYVPIEDVIAAHLEELFPGMEVLAHHMFRVTRNEDLEVEEDDAENLLQALEKELMRRRFGPPVRLEVEESIDPYVLDLLVRELKISETELYPLPGPLDLTGLFGIASLDRPELKYPKFIAGTHRDLAEVESASAPDIFAALRERDVLLHHPYDSFSTSVQAFLEQAAGDPDVLAIKQTLYRTSGDSPIVDALIDAAESGKQVLVLVEIKARFDEQANIKWARKLEEAGCHVVYGLVGLKTHCKLSLVVRQEGDTLRRYSHVGTGNYHPKTARLYEDLGLLTADPQVGADLSDLFNRLSGYSRRETYRRLLVAPKSLRDGLVARINKEISHHRAGRPAYVRFKVNSMVDEAIIDACYRAAQAGVPVDIWVRGICAIRPGVTGLSENIRVRSILGRFLEHSRVFSFGNGGEPEVWFGSADMMHRNLDRRIEALVRVTDPAHRAALSRLLETGMADTTSSWHLGPDGNWTRHATDGDGQPLRHVQEMLIDARRRRRATP; from the coding sequence ATGAGCCAGCAGCCCAGCTCCGAGGTCCCGGTCCAGCCCACCCAGCCGTCGGTCGGCTCGCTCGCCGCGCACCGGCCCCGCGCCGTCGCCGATTCGGCCTCCCACGGCGTCGGATTCTCCACAGCCGCAGATCTGGACCCCGACCTCGACGCCGACGCGGATGCGTACGAACCCGACCGCGACGGCGACGAACTGCCCCAGGGACGCTTCCTGGACCGGGAGCGCAGCTGGCTCGCGTTCAACGAACGCGTCCTCGAACTGGCCGAGGACCCGGCGACCCCTCTCCTCGAACGGGCTAATTTCCTCGCAATCTTCGCGTCGAACCTGGACGAGTTCTTCATGGTCCGCGTCGCCGGGCTGAAGCGCCGTATCGCCACCGGGGTCGCCACCCGCTCCGCGTCCGGGCTCCAGCCGCGCGAGGTCCTCGACCTCATCTGGACCCGCTCCCGCGAACTCATGGCCCGGCACGCCGCCTGCTACCAGCAGGACATCGCCCCCGCCCTCTCCGACGAGGGCATCCAGCTGATCCGCTGGCCCGAGCTGACCGAGAAGGAACAGGCGCGCCTGTTCACCTTCTTCCGGCAGCGGGTCTTCCCGGTGCTCACGCCGCTGGCCGTCGACCCGGCGCACCCCTTCCCGTACATCTCGGGGCTCTCGCTCAACCTCGCCGTCGTCGTGCGCAACCCCGTAAGCGGCCACCGCCACTTCGCCCGGGTGAAGGTGCCGCCGCTGCTGACCCGGTTCCTGGAGGCGTCGCCGCAGCGGTACGTCCCCATCGAGGACGTCATCGCGGCCCACCTGGAAGAGCTCTTCCCCGGCATGGAAGTCCTCGCCCACCACATGTTCCGGGTCACCAGGAACGAGGACCTGGAGGTCGAGGAGGACGACGCCGAGAACCTTCTCCAGGCCCTGGAGAAGGAGCTCATGCGGCGCCGCTTCGGCCCGCCGGTTCGGCTGGAGGTCGAGGAGTCCATCGACCCGTACGTGCTGGACCTGCTGGTACGCGAGCTGAAGATCTCCGAGACCGAGCTCTACCCGCTGCCGGGACCGCTCGACCTCACCGGCCTCTTCGGCATTGCGTCGCTGGACCGGCCGGAGCTGAAGTACCCCAAGTTCATCGCGGGCACCCACCGGGACCTGGCCGAGGTCGAGTCCGCCTCCGCGCCCGACATCTTCGCCGCGCTGCGCGAACGGGACGTCCTGCTGCACCACCCGTACGACTCGTTCTCCACCTCCGTCCAGGCGTTCCTGGAGCAGGCGGCGGGCGACCCGGACGTCCTCGCGATCAAGCAGACGCTGTACCGCACCTCCGGCGACTCCCCGATAGTGGACGCCCTGATCGACGCCGCCGAGTCCGGCAAGCAGGTCCTCGTCCTCGTCGAGATCAAGGCCCGCTTCGACGAGCAGGCCAACATCAAGTGGGCCCGCAAGCTGGAGGAGGCCGGCTGCCACGTCGTCTACGGCCTCGTCGGCCTGAAGACCCACTGCAAGCTGTCGCTCGTCGTCCGCCAGGAGGGCGACACCCTGCGGCGCTACTCGCACGTCGGCACGGGCAACTACCACCCCAAGACCGCCCGGCTCTACGAGGACCTCGGCCTGCTCACCGCGGACCCGCAGGTCGGCGCCGACCTCTCGGACCTCTTCAACCGGCTCTCCGGCTACTCGCGCCGCGAGACGTACCGACGGCTGCTGGTCGCTCCGAAGTCCCTGCGCGACGGGCTGGTCGCGCGCATAAACAAGGAGATCTCCCACCACCGCGCCGGCCGCCCCGCGTACGTCCGCTTCAAGGTCAACTCGATGGTCGACGAAGCGATCATCGACGCCTGCTATCGGGCCGCGCAGGCGGGCGTACCCGTCGACATCTGGGTACGCGGCATCTGCGCGATACGCCCCGGCGTCACCGGCCTCTCCGAGAACATCCGGGTCCGCTCGATACTGGGCCGCTTCCTGGAACACTCGCGGGTCTTCTCCTTCGGCAACGGCGGCGAGCCCGAGGTGTGGTTCGGCAGCGCCGACATGATGCACCGCAACCTCGACCGCCGGATCGAAGCACTGGTCCGGGTCACCGACCCCGCCCACCGCGCGGCCCTCAGCCGGCTCCTGGAAACAGGCATGGCCGACACCACCTCCTCCTGGCACCTCGGTCCCGACGGGAACTGGACTCGACACGCCACCGACGGGGACGGACAGCCGCTGCGACACGTACAAGAGATGCTCATTGACGCCCGGAGGCGCCGGCGTGCGACGCCCTGA
- a CDS encoding ABC transporter ATP-binding protein, which produces MTGAAIEAIGLGMKYGRGAGGWALRDCSFRLPAGRVCALVGPNGAGKSTLLALAAGLLRPTEGSVRVLGSGTPGSTRERIAYVSQDKPLYPQLTVADTLWAGRELNPASWDRATADRIAASLPQDAKVRSLSGGQRTRLALALALGKRPTLMLLDEPMADLDPLARHQLMGVLMAEAAEHSTTIVMSSHILTELEGACDYVLLVDGGRVRLGGETDDIVAAHALLTGQARDLAPHTVVESRTTGRQLTALVRKEGPVDGTAWDVTEPSLEELLLAHLRSPDAPALLTPSARHESREAVASA; this is translated from the coding sequence ATGACAGGCGCCGCGATCGAGGCGATCGGCCTCGGTATGAAGTACGGCCGCGGGGCGGGCGGGTGGGCGCTGCGCGACTGTTCGTTCCGGCTGCCCGCCGGACGGGTCTGTGCCCTCGTCGGCCCCAACGGCGCGGGGAAGTCCACCCTGCTCGCCCTGGCGGCCGGCCTCCTCCGGCCGACCGAGGGATCGGTCCGGGTCCTCGGTTCCGGCACCCCGGGCAGCACCCGCGAGCGCATCGCGTACGTGTCCCAGGACAAGCCCCTGTACCCGCAGCTCACCGTGGCCGACACGCTCTGGGCGGGCCGGGAGCTCAACCCGGCGAGCTGGGACCGCGCCACGGCCGACCGGATCGCCGCGTCCCTCCCGCAGGACGCGAAGGTGCGCTCCCTCTCCGGCGGCCAGCGCACCCGGCTCGCCCTCGCGCTGGCGCTGGGCAAGCGGCCCACGCTGATGCTGCTGGACGAGCCGATGGCCGACCTCGACCCGCTCGCCCGCCACCAGCTGATGGGCGTCCTGATGGCGGAGGCCGCCGAGCACTCCACCACCATCGTGATGTCCTCGCACATCCTCACCGAGCTGGAGGGCGCCTGCGACTACGTCCTCCTGGTCGACGGCGGACGGGTCCGCCTCGGCGGGGAGACCGACGACATCGTCGCCGCCCACGCCCTCCTGACCGGACAGGCCCGCGATCTCGCCCCGCACACCGTTGTCGAGTCCCGCACGACGGGCCGTCAGCTCACCGCACTCGTAAGGAAGGAGGGCCCGGTGGACGGCACCGCCTGGGACGTGACGGAGCCATCCCTGGAGGAACTACTCCTGGCCCACCTCCGCTCGCCGGACGCCCCGGCACTGCTCACGCCGAGCGCGCGCCACGAGAGCCGTGAGGCGGTGGCGTCCGCATGA